The following are encoded together in the Bacillus cereus group sp. RP43 genome:
- a CDS encoding CotD family spore coat protein has product MHHCHPCFGGHKPVGPICTTAPVIHPTKQCVTHSFSTTVVPHIFPTHTTHVHHQQIKNQNFFPQTNSNVNVVDPGDPGSVGGFGGGFGGGCGPCGHGHHHHGHQISPFGPGPNVSPFGPGPNVSPFGPGPNVSPFGPNIGPNVGGMFKK; this is encoded by the coding sequence ATGCATCATTGTCATCCTTGCTTTGGAGGGCATAAGCCTGTAGGACCTATTTGTACGACAGCTCCTGTCATTCATCCAACGAAACAATGCGTAACACATTCTTTTTCAACAACGGTGGTACCACACATTTTTCCAACTCATACAACGCATGTTCATCATCAACAAATTAAAAATCAAAACTTCTTCCCACAAACAAACTCGAACGTAAATGTTGTAGACCCTGGTGATCCAGGATCTGTTGGTGGATTTGGTGGTGGATTTGGCGGCGGATGTGGACCATGTGGTCATGGCCATCATCACCATGGGCATCAAATATCACCATTTGGACCAGGACCGAACGTGTCACCATTTGGACCAGGACCGAACGTGTCACCATTTGGACCAGGACCGAATGTATCACCATTTGGACCAAATATCGGACCAAACGTTGGTGGAATGTTTAAAAAGTAA
- a CDS encoding YppG family protein, with amino-acid sequence MFQQPNVYQQANPYAQQNMYQYNEDTYLRYNMYPFEPHYGNQNYYQPFEVSFGNQPQQAYTNQSQQMYTNQPQQPHMDQSQQPHMNQPQQPHMSQPQQMYTNQPQQAYMNSQNYMSPAQYVNQQAMFYPPKQPYPTMNKQKQQQQQPSQFSSFVSQFKSSDGNYDVNKMMNTAGQMMNAMNQVTGIVKQVGGFFGK; translated from the coding sequence ATGTTTCAACAACCTAATGTATATCAGCAAGCAAATCCATATGCACAGCAAAATATGTACCAATATAATGAGGATACATATTTACGATATAATATGTATCCTTTCGAGCCTCATTATGGAAACCAAAATTATTATCAACCATTTGAAGTGTCGTTTGGGAATCAACCGCAACAAGCGTATACGAATCAGTCGCAACAAATGTATACGAATCAACCACAGCAACCGCACATGGATCAGTCGCAACAACCACATATGAATCAACCACAACAACCGCATATGAGTCAGCCGCAGCAAATGTATACGAATCAACCACAGCAAGCGTATATGAATTCACAAAACTACATGTCACCAGCTCAATATGTAAATCAACAAGCTATGTTTTATCCACCAAAACAACCATATCCAACGATGAATAAACAAAAGCAACAGCAACAGCAACCAAGTCAGTTTTCTAGTTTTGTTTCACAATTTAAATCATCAGATGGTAACTACGATGTAAATAAAATGATGAACACAGCTGGACAAATGATGAACGCGATGAATCAAGTAACAGGGATTGTTAAGCAAGTCGGGGGCTTTTTTGGTAAATAA
- a CDS encoding YppF family protein yields the protein MVLGDLKQAFSQKKGYYTENLNELLDFARHCYLEGKICISDYRTLIRELEINGATKPTTVTEA from the coding sequence ATGGTATTAGGGGATTTAAAACAAGCGTTTTCTCAAAAAAAGGGGTATTACACAGAAAATTTGAATGAACTGTTAGACTTTGCGAGACATTGTTATCTCGAAGGAAAAATATGCATATCAGATTACCGAACATTAATACGTGAATTAGAAATAAACGGTGCAACAAAACCTACAACAGTGACAGAAGCATAA
- a CDS encoding YppE family protein, with protein sequence MGYEALIQSSEKLMQYNDEANVKKREMAEYDFYKDMKPFVDIVDAELEVWKELAYRWIKEERPKYIHVQQIDQVYDNLQTNVLQCFVNKGKGKRFFETYQAISYTLQNIVDQCK encoded by the coding sequence ATGGGATATGAAGCATTAATCCAGTCCTCGGAGAAGTTAATGCAGTATAATGATGAAGCGAATGTGAAAAAAAGAGAAATGGCTGAATATGATTTTTATAAGGATATGAAGCCATTTGTTGATATTGTAGATGCGGAGTTAGAGGTGTGGAAAGAATTAGCTTATAGGTGGATAAAGGAAGAACGACCTAAGTATATACATGTACAACAAATTGATCAAGTGTATGATAATTTACAAACTAATGTGCTACAATGTTTTGTTAATAAGGGAAAAGGTAAACGTTTCTTTGAAACTTATCAAGCTATTTCGTATACTTTGCAAAATATCGTAGATCAATGTAAGTAA
- a CDS encoding phage portal protein, which produces MFRNGNNTKRRCITMSKNKNEKKKKQNKQQNKPETGNPKLDGPNFPAT; this is translated from the coding sequence ATTTTTAGAAATGGTAACAATACAAAAAGGAGGTGTATTACGATGTCAAAAAATAAAAACGAAAAAAAGAAAAAGCAAAACAAACAACAAAACAAACCTGAGACTGGTAATCCAAAGCTTGACGGTCCAAATTTCCCCGCTACATAA
- a CDS encoding DUF2515 family protein, with protein MFRWNDYEKIKQNRNDIFCTEEEKAIVLHIKERTDVANVDNISRTQSYQEYFLRNREIRWSFLASMVSRNGGWNMTDLEGEYYSNLLSQTVKRRLFLLYEKANWLIFLDAFPQLLLYEESKKRCAPLFHLLQFFNISIFMEKEWVAFWEKKDINRLMTALIINEQNKIQKPVIENAYFQKHVFDTALFKFQEIFHVSAVIFPMVEGGMYGFSVYQFETLQKRIELGKQLAWLLFHSKYKASFYKFAVQTRHTGSRMDYECNIRGIRKSCTPALRDVYSIVTHEKLMEKDWFSEGVEIDSLFLLKKPKGEINITEWYRKKREQIHTLSILSSFVKRIDEFMI; from the coding sequence ATGTTTCGATGGAATGATTACGAAAAAATTAAACAGAACCGTAATGATATTTTTTGTACAGAAGAGGAAAAAGCTATAGTTCTTCATATTAAAGAGAGAACGGATGTAGCTAACGTAGATAATATTTCACGTACACAATCTTACCAAGAATATTTTTTGAGAAATAGAGAAATTAGATGGTCTTTTTTAGCAAGTATGGTTTCGAGGAATGGGGGATGGAACATGACTGATTTAGAAGGAGAATATTATTCTAATCTTTTATCTCAAACAGTTAAGAGACGATTATTTCTTTTGTATGAGAAAGCCAATTGGCTCATTTTCTTAGATGCATTTCCTCAACTATTATTGTATGAGGAAAGTAAAAAGAGATGTGCGCCGCTCTTCCATTTGTTACAATTTTTCAACATATCAATTTTTATGGAAAAAGAATGGGTCGCGTTTTGGGAGAAAAAAGATATAAATAGGCTTATGACGGCGCTTATTATTAATGAACAAAATAAAATTCAAAAACCAGTAATCGAGAATGCATACTTTCAAAAACATGTATTTGATACTGCACTATTCAAATTTCAAGAAATATTTCACGTTAGTGCAGTTATTTTTCCAATGGTGGAAGGGGGAATGTATGGATTTTCAGTTTATCAATTTGAAACGTTGCAAAAACGTATAGAACTTGGGAAGCAATTAGCTTGGTTATTATTTCATTCAAAGTATAAGGCTTCTTTTTATAAATTTGCAGTGCAAACTAGACATACAGGATCAAGGATGGATTATGAATGTAATATAAGGGGAATTAGAAAATCATGTACGCCGGCTCTTCGGGATGTGTATTCTATTGTCACTCATGAAAAATTAATGGAAAAAGATTGGTTTAGTGAAGGGGTGGAAATAGATTCATTATTTTTACTTAAAAAACCTAAGGGGGAAATTAATATCACAGAATGGTATAGAAAGAAGAGGGAGCAAATACATACTCTTTCTATATTAAGTAGTTTTGTTAAAAGAATAGATGAGTTCATGATATAA
- the recU gene encoding Holliday junction resolvase RecU, with translation MTIRYPNGKRFDQASQPHKTPIKKHTYSNRGMSLEEELNETNQYYLTHNIACVHKKPTPLQIVKVDYPARSAAVVKEAYFKQPSTTDYNGVYKGKYIDFEAKETKNKTSFPLQNFHLHQIEHMKQVVAHNGIAFVIIKFTLFDEFYLLDAKHIIAFWNRQNTGGRKSITKQEIEEHGSLLSCGYHPRIDYIRVLDTVYFS, from the coding sequence ATGACCATTCGTTACCCAAATGGGAAAAGGTTCGATCAAGCTTCACAACCTCATAAAACACCAATAAAAAAACATACTTACAGTAATAGAGGTATGTCCCTTGAAGAGGAATTGAATGAAACCAATCAATATTACTTAACCCATAATATTGCATGCGTACATAAAAAACCTACACCTCTTCAAATTGTAAAAGTAGATTACCCCGCTCGAAGTGCTGCAGTGGTAAAAGAAGCGTATTTCAAACAACCTTCTACAACAGATTACAACGGTGTATACAAAGGGAAATACATCGATTTTGAAGCGAAAGAAACTAAAAATAAAACCAGTTTTCCACTTCAAAACTTCCACCTTCATCAAATTGAACATATGAAGCAAGTAGTCGCTCATAATGGAATTGCATTCGTTATTATTAAATTTACACTTTTTGATGAATTTTATTTATTAGATGCCAAACATATTATTGCATTTTGGAATCGTCAAAATACTGGTGGACGTAAATCGATTACAAAACAAGAAATAGAAGAGCATGGGTCTTTATTATCATGCGGTTATCACCCTCGAATTGATTATATACGCGTACTAGACACGGTTTATTTTTCGTGA
- a CDS encoding PBP1A family penicillin-binding protein, producing the protein MSDNYRSRTERNHVKNQTKETHKEEKPKKKGSFFKKFLIGCLLLGIVGLVAGVSAFFVMVKDAPKLDKSKLVNPLSTKFLDKNGNFFYEYGAEKRTHVTYDQIPKVVESAFLATEDARFYDHNGIDFIRTGKAVMENVTGGFGSQGGSTITQQVVKNYFLTMDKTAKRKVQEWYLSYKLEQQYSKHEILEMYLNKINLGNRSYGIATAATKYYGKDLKDIQLHEAAMLAALPQGPNIYDPTKPENVERATKRRNLVLGFMERHDFITKQQMDEAIKIPVIQGLLPSSEVTEMKYQAFIDAAVKEVEKEYPDVNIGSDGLTIHTTLDQDAQDYAEKIMDGNLIKYPNDQFQGSFVFMDTQSGEVRAIGAGRKESKSTFKGHNMAVDLKRQVGSTMKPIFDYGPAIENLQWSTYHQLNDSEYTYSDGTKIKNATGNFKGDVSLREALKKSLNIPALKTAQAVGIPKAQEFAEGLGMTFKDGKAYESTAIGSNEGSPLDVAGAYATFGNDGVYNKPHFVKEVIFPDGKKKSFKPKEQRAMHDYTAYMVTDVLRDVVKPGSGGTGSTAYVSGFDVAGKTGTQNFDKSVIKKYGIPADANRDSWFAGYTPQYTMAVWTGYEKDSPENYISDRSTRIAQQMFQAMMSKFATDKSRFERPSSVQELNGELYIKGAKKDAVKEIKVDPPSGLNVAFDGASTVTLNWSGPSSNVDAYAASYKATDGSSGSLSVSGTTATLGGIKPGVTYSFSVVAKKGTGTSPAIGASFTAPGGTPDAKKAEEEAKKKAEEEAKKKTDEEAQKKANEDKLKQEEATKKAEEEQRKQQQQQQQQQEQQRKQQEEAQKKAAEEEAKKKAEEEAKKKAEEEAKRKAEEEARKKAEEEQHQQNTGGDTPHADGDVVTSES; encoded by the coding sequence ATGTCAGATAATTATCGTTCTCGTACAGAACGAAATCATGTAAAAAATCAAACGAAAGAAACTCATAAAGAAGAAAAGCCAAAGAAAAAAGGTTCCTTTTTCAAGAAATTCCTTATAGGTTGTCTACTTCTTGGTATTGTCGGCCTCGTAGCTGGCGTTTCGGCTTTCTTTGTTATGGTAAAGGACGCTCCAAAATTAGACAAATCAAAACTTGTCAATCCTTTATCAACAAAGTTTCTTGATAAAAACGGAAATTTCTTCTATGAATATGGTGCTGAAAAACGAACCCATGTTACATACGATCAAATTCCAAAAGTAGTGGAAAGTGCATTCCTTGCGACTGAGGATGCTCGCTTCTACGATCATAATGGAATTGATTTTATACGTACTGGAAAAGCAGTTATGGAAAATGTCACTGGTGGTTTCGGATCACAAGGTGGTAGTACGATTACACAGCAAGTAGTTAAAAACTATTTTCTAACAATGGACAAAACCGCAAAGAGAAAAGTGCAAGAGTGGTACTTATCTTATAAATTAGAGCAACAGTACTCTAAACATGAAATTTTAGAAATGTACTTAAATAAAATTAATCTAGGTAATCGCTCTTACGGTATTGCAACAGCAGCAACAAAATATTACGGCAAAGATTTAAAAGACATACAATTACATGAAGCTGCAATGCTCGCTGCTTTACCCCAAGGTCCTAACATTTATGATCCAACTAAACCAGAAAATGTCGAGCGGGCAACAAAGCGTCGCAATCTTGTACTAGGATTTATGGAGCGCCATGATTTTATTACAAAACAACAAATGGATGAAGCAATAAAAATCCCTGTAATACAAGGACTTCTTCCATCTTCAGAAGTGACTGAAATGAAGTATCAAGCATTTATAGATGCTGCTGTAAAGGAAGTTGAAAAAGAATACCCTGATGTAAATATCGGTTCAGATGGTTTAACGATTCATACAACACTTGATCAAGATGCTCAAGATTACGCTGAGAAAATTATGGATGGCAATCTCATTAAATATCCAAACGATCAGTTCCAAGGATCATTTGTATTTATGGATACACAGTCTGGAGAAGTTCGAGCAATTGGTGCTGGGCGTAAAGAAAGTAAGTCTACTTTCAAAGGTCATAATATGGCAGTTGATTTAAAACGCCAAGTTGGTTCAACAATGAAACCAATTTTCGACTATGGTCCAGCAATTGAGAATCTTCAATGGTCTACTTATCATCAATTAAATGACTCTGAATATACTTACTCTGATGGCACAAAGATTAAAAATGCTACAGGTAATTTTAAAGGTGACGTTTCACTTCGTGAAGCATTGAAGAAGTCATTAAACATCCCGGCTTTAAAAACAGCTCAAGCAGTCGGTATTCCTAAGGCACAAGAGTTTGCTGAAGGTTTAGGAATGACGTTTAAAGATGGGAAAGCATATGAATCTACTGCAATCGGTAGTAATGAAGGCTCTCCGTTAGATGTCGCTGGAGCTTATGCAACATTTGGAAATGACGGTGTATACAATAAACCTCATTTCGTTAAAGAAGTTATTTTCCCAGATGGAAAAAAGAAAAGCTTTAAACCGAAAGAACAGCGTGCAATGCACGACTATACAGCTTACATGGTTACTGACGTTCTTCGTGACGTAGTAAAACCTGGTTCTGGCGGTACAGGGTCAACAGCATATGTTTCTGGATTCGACGTTGCTGGTAAAACAGGAACACAAAACTTTGATAAATCTGTTATTAAAAAATACGGTATTCCAGCAGATGCCAACAGAGATAGTTGGTTCGCAGGATATACACCACAATATACAATGGCTGTATGGACTGGTTATGAAAAAGATAGCCCAGAAAATTACATTAGCGATCGTTCTACTAGAATTGCTCAGCAAATGTTCCAAGCAATGATGAGCAAATTTGCTACGGATAAATCTCGTTTCGAGCGCCCTTCTTCTGTACAAGAATTAAATGGAGAACTGTACATTAAAGGTGCGAAAAAAGATGCAGTTAAAGAAATTAAAGTAGATCCACCTAGTGGCCTTAATGTCGCTTTCGATGGCGCTAGCACAGTGACACTGAACTGGTCTGGACCATCATCAAATGTTGATGCATACGCAGCAAGCTATAAAGCTACTGACGGTTCTAGTGGTAGCTTATCAGTAAGCGGTACGACAGCTACTCTTGGTGGTATTAAACCAGGTGTTACTTACAGCTTCTCTGTAGTAGCGAAAAAAGGTACTGGAACAAGTCCTGCAATTGGTGCATCATTCACTGCGCCTGGCGGAACTCCAGATGCGAAAAAAGCTGAGGAAGAGGCTAAGAAGAAGGCTGAAGAAGAAGCTAAGAAAAAGACTGACGAAGAGGCCCAGAAAAAGGCCAATGAAGATAAACTAAAACAAGAAGAAGCTACAAAAAAAGCTGAAGAAGAGCAGCGTAAACAACAACAACAGCAACAACAGCAACAAGAACAACAACGTAAACAGCAAGAAGAAGCTCAAAAGAAAGCTGCTGAAGAAGAGGCTAAGAAGAAGGCTGAAGAAGAAGCTAAGAAAAAAGCTGAAGAAGAAGCTAAGAGAAAAGCTGAAGAAGAAGCTAGAAAAAAAGCTGAAGAAGAGCAGCACCAACAGAATACCGGAGGAGATACACCTCACGCAGACGGAGATGTTGTTACATCAGAGTCTTAA
- a CDS encoding YpoC family protein, with the protein MERVIEIPKEFRCVPFFKENANSITYHTDQSFEEIIQNTYFIFDIERQYEPWNEIETSIPAVLNVWKSRHEEIATLFRNRKKQEAEGPMILFAAHLLSVVYWLNEKPVHSLHEMQVNTNELEAQPVNFIERYSFIIKKPSNYHSYIQLAQLYIEIEKLHVKKMITKKKSFSR; encoded by the coding sequence ATGGAGCGAGTTATAGAAATACCGAAAGAGTTTCGGTGCGTACCATTTTTTAAAGAGAATGCAAATTCGATTACGTATCATACAGACCAATCTTTTGAAGAAATAATACAAAATACTTACTTTATATTTGATATCGAAAGACAATATGAGCCGTGGAATGAAATTGAAACAAGTATTCCAGCGGTATTAAATGTATGGAAAAGCAGGCATGAAGAAATTGCTACACTATTTCGAAACCGAAAAAAACAAGAAGCTGAGGGTCCGATGATTCTTTTTGCAGCACACTTGCTATCGGTTGTATATTGGCTAAATGAGAAGCCTGTTCATAGTTTGCATGAAATGCAAGTAAATACGAATGAATTGGAAGCACAACCTGTTAATTTTATAGAACGATACTCATTTATTATAAAGAAACCGAGTAATTATCATTCGTATATTCAATTAGCACAGTTGTATATTGAAATAGAAAAGCTACATGTTAAGAAAATGATAACAAAAAAGAAGTCCTTTTCTCGTTAA
- the nth gene encoding endonuclease III, with translation MLNKTQIRYCLDTMADMYPEAHCELIHDNPFELVIAVALSAQCTDALVNKVTKNLFQKYKTPEDYLSVSLEELQQDIRSIGLFRNKAKNIQKLCQMLLDDYNGKVPEDRDELTKLPGVGRKTANVVVSVAFGIPAIAVDTHVERVSKRLAICRWKDSVLEVEKTLMKKIPMDEWGITHHRMIFFGRYYCKAQRPQCEECRLLEICREGKKRMKGK, from the coding sequence ATGTTGAATAAAACGCAAATTCGCTATTGTTTAGATACAATGGCGGATATGTATCCAGAAGCGCATTGTGAATTAATTCATGATAATCCATTTGAACTTGTAATCGCGGTGGCATTATCTGCACAATGTACAGATGCACTTGTGAATAAAGTGACGAAAAACTTATTCCAAAAATATAAAACACCAGAAGATTATTTAAGTGTGTCTTTAGAAGAATTACAACAAGATATACGTTCCATTGGACTGTTTAGAAATAAGGCGAAAAATATTCAAAAATTGTGCCAGATGTTGCTAGATGATTACAATGGGAAAGTTCCAGAAGACCGTGACGAGTTGACGAAATTACCAGGAGTAGGGAGAAAGACAGCGAATGTAGTTGTTTCGGTAGCGTTTGGGATTCCAGCGATTGCTGTTGATACGCATGTAGAGAGAGTGAGTAAACGGTTAGCAATTTGTAGATGGAAAGATTCTGTGTTAGAAGTGGAAAAGACATTGATGAAGAAAATTCCAATGGATGAGTGGGGGATTACACACCACCGTATGATTTTCTTCGGACGTTATTACTGTAAGGCGCAGCGACCACAATGTGAAGAGTGTCGATTACTAGAAATATGTCGCGAAGGAAAGAAACGAATGAAGGGGAAATAA
- the dnaD gene encoding DNA replication protein DnaD has translation MKKKMMLQWFEQGSIAIPKLLMMHYKKLGLNETEFMVVLHVHTFLESGNSFPTPSEISERMTITEMKCMEVIQTLIQKGFLALEGGQRSEAMMCESYSLQPLWEKILHFLMDESIEEEQKEKKKLQVNLYTVFEKEFGRPLSPFECETLGMWEDQDQHHPNLIQAALREAVMSGKLNFRYIDRILFEWKKNGIKTVEQAQNQGQKFRANQQRTQQTTKQETKFTGKVPFYNWLEQ, from the coding sequence ATGAAAAAAAAAATGATGTTACAATGGTTTGAACAGGGAAGCATAGCGATTCCTAAATTGCTTATGATGCATTATAAAAAGCTAGGCCTAAATGAAACGGAATTTATGGTGGTACTTCATGTACACACATTTTTAGAATCAGGTAATTCGTTCCCGACTCCTTCAGAGATTTCAGAGCGGATGACGATAACAGAAATGAAATGTATGGAAGTGATTCAGACATTAATCCAAAAAGGGTTTTTAGCGCTAGAAGGCGGACAAAGATCAGAAGCGATGATGTGTGAAAGTTATTCTTTACAACCACTTTGGGAAAAAATATTGCATTTTTTAATGGATGAATCAATAGAGGAAGAACAGAAAGAAAAAAAGAAACTTCAAGTAAATTTATATACAGTATTTGAAAAAGAATTTGGAAGACCGCTCTCACCGTTTGAATGTGAAACATTAGGAATGTGGGAAGATCAAGATCAACATCATCCAAATTTAATTCAAGCGGCTCTCAGAGAAGCTGTTATGAGTGGTAAACTTAATTTCCGGTATATTGATCGTATTTTATTTGAGTGGAAAAAGAACGGAATTAAAACGGTAGAGCAAGCGCAAAATCAAGGCCAAAAATTTAGAGCGAATCAACAACGTACACAACAAACAACAAAACAAGAAACAAAATTTACTGGGAAAGTGCCTTTTTACAATTGGTTGGAGCAGTAA
- the aspB gene encoding aspartate transaminase AspB, translating into MKLAKRVAALTPSATLEITAKAQALKAEGHDVIGLGAGEPDFNTPEHIMDAAHKAMLEGHTKYTPTGGLQTLKQEIVKKFTRDQGIAYDPSEIIVCNGAKHALYTLFQVLLDEGDEVIIPTPYWVSYPEQVKLAGGKPVYVEGLEDNEYKITAKQLREAITEKTKAVIINSPSNPTGMIYSKEELQQLGEVCLEHNILIVSDEIYEKLIYGDVEYTSIAQLSNALKEQTLIINGVSKSHSMTGWRIGYAAGNKQLIKAMTNLASHSTSNPTSIAQYGAIAAYAGSQEPVETMRQAFEERLNIIYDKLIQIPGFTCIKPQGAFYLFPNVKAAVALAGYDTVDEWAKALLEEEKVALVPGTGFGAPNNVRLSYATSLEQVEKALERIHTFMKSKVQA; encoded by the coding sequence ATGAAATTAGCAAAGCGAGTAGCTGCTTTAACACCATCTGCAACTTTAGAAATTACAGCAAAGGCACAAGCATTAAAAGCAGAAGGTCATGATGTAATTGGATTAGGGGCAGGAGAACCTGACTTTAATACGCCAGAACATATTATGGATGCTGCACATAAAGCGATGTTAGAAGGACATACGAAGTATACACCAACAGGTGGATTACAAACGTTAAAACAAGAAATTGTGAAGAAGTTTACACGTGATCAAGGAATTGCGTATGATCCATCTGAAATTATTGTATGTAACGGTGCAAAGCATGCATTATATACATTATTCCAAGTGTTGCTTGATGAAGGAGATGAAGTTATCATCCCAACTCCTTATTGGGTAAGTTATCCTGAGCAAGTAAAGCTTGCTGGAGGTAAGCCAGTTTACGTAGAAGGCCTGGAAGACAATGAGTACAAAATTACAGCGAAGCAGCTGCGTGAGGCAATTACAGAGAAAACGAAAGCAGTTATTATTAATTCACCGAGCAATCCAACAGGAATGATTTATAGCAAAGAGGAATTACAACAGCTTGGAGAAGTATGTTTAGAACATAATATCTTAATTGTTTCAGATGAAATTTATGAAAAATTAATTTATGGTGATGTAGAATATACTTCAATTGCCCAGCTTTCTAATGCATTAAAAGAACAAACACTTATTATTAATGGTGTATCTAAATCACATTCTATGACAGGGTGGCGCATTGGATATGCAGCAGGAAATAAGCAGCTTATTAAAGCGATGACGAACTTAGCGAGTCATAGTACGTCAAACCCTACTTCAATTGCTCAATACGGTGCAATTGCTGCGTATGCAGGCTCACAAGAACCTGTAGAAACAATGCGTCAAGCGTTTGAAGAAAGATTGAACATTATTTATGATAAATTAATTCAAATTCCTGGTTTCACTTGTATCAAACCACAAGGTGCTTTTTACTTATTCCCAAATGTAAAAGCAGCCGTAGCGTTAGCTGGGTATGATACAGTTGATGAGTGGGCAAAAGCATTATTAGAAGAGGAAAAAGTAGCTCTTGTTCCAGGTACAGGATTTGGTGCGCCAAATAACGTTCGATTATCGTATGCGACATCTCTTGAGCAAGTAGAGAAAGCATTAGAACGAATTCATACGTTCATGAAAAGCAAAGTACAGGCTTAA
- a CDS encoding DUF5590 domain-containing protein yields MKKWIFAIVIVIVASGIYGAYVYNKAMEKKIPKEEKSVEIAKEKAKLTKVKSVDYYNGESSYTVVQGTDEKGEQLIVWVPEKKGETIVRKKSEGISEKDALQRTIEQVGDDSKEPKSKPKEILKVKLGVENNIPLWEVTYIDDDNRYSYYNLAFQDGQFLKRYSIEK; encoded by the coding sequence ATGAAAAAGTGGATCTTTGCAATCGTTATCGTAATCGTTGCTAGCGGAATATATGGGGCGTATGTTTATAATAAAGCAATGGAAAAGAAAATCCCTAAAGAGGAAAAATCTGTAGAAATTGCAAAAGAAAAGGCAAAGCTTACAAAAGTAAAATCTGTAGATTATTATAATGGAGAATCTTCATATACAGTCGTACAAGGTACAGATGAAAAAGGAGAACAACTTATCGTTTGGGTGCCTGAGAAAAAAGGGGAAACTATAGTAAGGAAAAAGAGCGAAGGTATTTCTGAAAAAGATGCTTTACAAAGAACGATTGAACAAGTCGGAGATGACAGTAAAGAGCCCAAGAGTAAGCCTAAAGAAATTTTAAAAGTAAAATTAGGCGTTGAAAACAATATACCACTATGGGAAGTTACATATATTGATGATGACAATCGTTATAGTTACTACAATCTTGCATTTCAAGATGGTCAGTTTTTAAAACGATATAGCATTGAAAAATAG
- a CDS encoding YpmA family protein, with translation MDKKIEVLSTTRIKYSSDLYKIVDSLNRTLKEQDLMFGLALDEKDKETAVFTIYRT, from the coding sequence ATGGATAAGAAAATCGAAGTCCTATCAACGACGCGTATTAAATATTCGTCTGACTTGTATAAAATCGTTGATAGTTTGAATCGTACGTTAAAAGAGCAGGACCTCATGTTCGGATTAGCATTAGACGAAAAAGATAAAGAAACAGCTGTATTTACGATTTACAGAACGTAG